One part of the Buchnera aphidicola (Ceratovacuna keduensis) genome encodes these proteins:
- the rplQ gene encoding 50S ribosomal protein L17, with protein MRHKKSGKKFNRTRSHFKSMIRNMMCSLFEYERIKTTLAKAKELRKFSEKIITISKKDSLHNRRIVFSRIRNVNIVKKLFVDIAPFFLKRPGGYIRILKCGFRKGDNSLMSYIELVGRKKNNVIKKKL; from the coding sequence GTGAGACATAAAAAATCTGGAAAAAAATTTAATCGAACAAGAAGTCATTTTAAATCTATGATTAGAAATATGATGTGTTCTTTATTTGAATATGAAAGGATTAAAACTACTTTAGCTAAAGCTAAAGAATTAAGAAAATTTTCAGAAAAAATAATTACTATTTCTAAAAAAGATTCTTTACATAATAGAAGAATTGTGTTTTCTAGAATAAGAAATGTAAATATAGTAAAAAAACTATTTGTTGATATAGCTCCATTTTTTTTAAAAAGACCAGGAGGATATATTAGAATTTTAAAATGTGGATTTAGAAAAGGAGATAATTCTTTAATGTCTTATATAGAATTAGTAGGAAGAAAAAAAAATAATGTTATTAAAAAAAAATTATAA
- a CDS encoding DNA-directed RNA polymerase subunit alpha, which produces MYHSFISTLLKPKLVNIKKISLNKSEVTLEPLERGFGHTLGNSLRRILLSSIPGCAITEVFIEGILHEYSTKDGVKEDIINILLNLKELPVKMHSKNSSFMTIEKYGECNVISSDISHDGDIEIIKLNHFICSLTSNNSSIKMRMKVEKGIGYSPASSRIDNKDSSLGRLLLDAWYSPINHISYNVESARVKQRTDLDKLIILIETNGTIDPESAIRYASTILYEQLESFIYLKDIKKDKIKEEKPKFDPTLLRPVDDLELTVRSANCLKSESIHYIGDLIQKTEVELLKTPNLGKKSLTEIKDVLSSRNLFLGTQLKNWPPKDLLE; this is translated from the coding sequence ATGTATCATAGTTTTATCTCTACACTATTAAAACCAAAATTAGTTAATATAAAAAAAATTTCTTTAAATAAGTCTGAAGTTACTTTGGAACCATTGGAAAGAGGATTTGGTCACACTTTAGGAAATTCTTTAAGAAGAATATTGTTATCTTCTATTCCTGGATGTGCTATTACAGAAGTTTTTATAGAAGGAATATTACATGAATATAGTACAAAAGATGGTGTTAAAGAAGATATAATAAATATATTATTAAATTTAAAAGAACTTCCAGTAAAAATGCATAGTAAAAATTCTTCATTTATGACTATAGAAAAATATGGAGAATGTAATGTTATTTCTTCTGATATTTCTCATGATGGAGATATAGAAATAATAAAATTAAATCATTTTATTTGTAGTTTGACTTCTAATAATTCATCAATAAAAATGAGAATGAAAGTAGAAAAAGGAATTGGATATTCTCCAGCTTCTTCTAGAATCGATAATAAAGATTCTTCTTTAGGAAGACTTTTATTAGATGCTTGGTATAGTCCTATTAATCATATATCTTATAATGTAGAATCAGCTAGAGTAAAGCAAAGAACTGATTTAGATAAATTAATAATATTAATAGAAACAAATGGAACAATTGATCCTGAAAGTGCAATAAGATATGCTTCTACAATTTTATATGAACAACTAGAATCTTTTATATATTTAAAAGATATTAAAAAGGATAAAATAAAGGAGGAAAAACCAAAATTTGATCCTACTTTGTTAAGACCTGTAGATGATTTAGAATTAACTGTTAGATCAGCTAATTGTTTAAAATCTGAATCTATACATTATATAGGTGATTTAATACAAAAAACAGAAGTAGAATTATTAAAAACGCCTAATTTAGGTAAAAAATCTCTTACCGAAATAAAAGATGTTCTTTCTTCTAGAAATTTATTTTTGGGAACTCAATTAAAAAATTGGCCTCCTAAAGATTTATTAGAATAA
- the rpsD gene encoding 30S ribosomal protein S4: MAKYLGPKLKLSRREGTDLFLKSGLRSIDTKCKISSFPGQHGIKKNRISDYGLQFREKQKVKRLYGILEKQFRNYYKKASKIKGNTGENLLKLLERRLDNIVYRMGFGSTRSESRQLVSHKTILVNKRIVNIPSYQVNINDIIEIKKSAKNQSRIKASLEISKQYEKFLWLDVNISDMIGIFKQIPERNDLSSDINEHLIVEFYSK; the protein is encoded by the coding sequence ATGGCAAAATATTTAGGACCTAAGTTAAAATTAAGTAGAAGAGAAGGAACTGACTTATTTTTAAAATCAGGTTTAAGATCTATAGATACTAAATGTAAAATTTCTAGTTTTCCAGGTCAACATGGCATAAAGAAAAATAGAATTTCAGATTATGGTTTACAATTTAGGGAAAAACAAAAAGTTAAAAGATTATATGGAATTTTAGAAAAGCAATTTAGAAATTATTATAAAAAAGCATCTAAAATAAAAGGAAATACTGGAGAAAATTTATTGAAATTATTAGAAAGAAGATTAGATAATATAGTATATAGAATGGGATTTGGTAGTACTAGATCTGAATCTAGACAATTAGTAAGTCATAAAACAATTTTAGTTAATAAAAGAATAGTTAATATTCCATCATATCAAGTAAACATTAATGATATAATAGAAATAAAAAAAAGTGCTAAAAATCAATCTAGAATAAAAGCATCATTAGAAATTTCTAAACAATATGAAAAATTTTTATGGTTAGATGTTAATATTTCTGATATGATTGGAATTTTTAAACAAATACCAGAAAGAAATGATTTATCTTCTGATATAAATGAACATCTAATAGTTGAATTTTATTCTAAATAA
- the rpsK gene encoding 30S ribosomal protein S11 has product MKKVLTKSKKKIKKYITDGVAHIHASFNNTIVTITDKKGNTLGWATSGGSGFRGSRKSTPFAAQVAAEKCAESVKSYNMKNLEIMVKGPGPGRESAIRAFNAAGFKIINIIDVTPIPHNGCRPPKKRRV; this is encoded by the coding sequence ATGAAAAAAGTTTTAACAAAATCTAAAAAAAAAATTAAAAAATATATTACTGATGGAGTAGCTCATATTCATGCTTCTTTTAACAATACTATTGTAACTATAACAGATAAAAAAGGAAATACATTAGGTTGGGCTACGTCTGGTGGTTCTGGTTTTAGAGGATCTAGAAAATCTACTCCATTTGCAGCTCAGGTTGCAGCTGAAAAATGTGCTGAATCAGTAAAATCTTATAATATGAAAAATTTAGAAATAATGGTAAAAGGTCCAGGTCCTGGCAGAGAATCAGCAATTAGAGCTTTTAATGCTGCAGGATTTAAAATAATTAATATTATTGATGTAACTCCAATACCTCATAATGGATGTAGACCTCCAAAAAAAAGAAGAGTATAA
- the rpsM gene encoding 30S ribosomal protein S13, whose translation MIRIQGINIENNKHVNIALSMIYGIGKSRANYICKDLNISFFSKIGSLDEKILDLLREKVSKFIVEGDLRRKNKLCIKRLMDLGCYRGLRHRKGLPVRGQRTKTNARTRKGPRKILKK comes from the coding sequence ATGATTCGTATTCAAGGTATTAATATAGAAAATAATAAACATGTGAATATAGCTTTAAGTATGATATATGGTATTGGAAAATCTAGAGCTAATTATATTTGTAAAGATTTAAATATATCTTTTTTTTCAAAAATAGGTTCTCTAGACGAGAAAATATTAGATTTATTAAGAGAAAAAGTATCTAAATTTATTGTAGAAGGTGATTTAAGAAGAAAAAATAAATTATGTATAAAAAGATTAATGGATTTAGGTTGTTACAGGGGGTTAAGACATAGAAAAGGTCTTCCTGTAAGAGGTCAAAGAACTAAAACAAATGCTAGAACTAGAAAAGGTCCTAGAAAAATATTAAAAAAATAA
- the rpmJ gene encoding 50S ribosomal protein L36, with translation MKVRTSVKKMCKLCKIVKRNNVIVVTCKNDKKHKQRQG, from the coding sequence ATGAAAGTTAGAACTTCAGTAAAAAAAATGTGTAAATTGTGTAAAATAGTAAAAAGAAATAATGTAATTGTTGTAACTTGTAAAAATGATAAAAAACATAAGCAAAGACAAGGTTAA
- the secY gene encoding preprotein translocase subunit SecY, with amino-acid sequence MANKLNSTINKFSNKNFYINKNELKNRILFLIISVIIFRIGSLIPIPGINITVLSKILYQNSGNLLDMLNVFSGGSISKASIFSLGIMPYISSSIIIQLLTLINSKFKNMKKNGEIGKIQINRYTKYLSFILAIVQSICISISLSNIYIFKDLVINSGICFYILCSFSLVTGTMFLIWIGELITKYGIGNGMSIIIFLGIISGIPHSIINVIEKFRLENINYFLFLFLIIFIFSVIFFITFIERSYYKINVQYANINQRKMSYITNNSHLPLKVNIVGVIPAIFASSIVLLPYTIFSWIISFYKNNLLINFLKFLQPNSFFYTFSYIVLIIFFCFFYTNLTFNSKDTSENLKKSGAFIRGIRPGNKTSEYIKKIVTKLTFIGSLYISFVCMVPEFVKYFLNSNLYFGGTSLLIVIVVIIDCISQIQNIIVSNMYYKNFKNSNNKIENNFF; translated from the coding sequence ATGGCAAATAAATTAAATAGTACAATTAATAAATTTTCTAATAAAAATTTTTATATAAATAAAAATGAACTGAAAAATAGAATTTTATTTTTAATAATATCAGTTATTATTTTTAGAATAGGATCTTTAATACCAATTCCAGGAATTAATATTACAGTTTTATCTAAAATATTATATCAAAATAGTGGAAATTTATTAGATATGTTAAATGTATTTTCTGGTGGATCTATTAGTAAAGCATCTATATTTTCTTTAGGTATAATGCCATATATATCTTCATCTATAATTATTCAACTTCTTACTTTAATAAATTCAAAATTTAAAAATATGAAAAAAAATGGAGAAATTGGAAAAATACAAATTAATAGATATACAAAATATCTTTCTTTTATTTTAGCTATTGTTCAGTCTATTTGTATATCTATAAGTTTATCTAATATATATATTTTTAAAGATTTGGTTATTAATTCAGGAATATGTTTTTATATTTTATGTTCTTTTAGTCTAGTAACAGGTACTATGTTTTTAATATGGATTGGAGAACTTATTACTAAATATGGTATAGGAAATGGAATGTCTATAATAATATTTTTAGGAATAATATCTGGTATTCCACATTCTATTATAAATGTTATAGAAAAATTTAGATTAGAAAATATTAATTATTTTTTATTTTTATTTTTAATTATTTTTATATTTTCTGTAATTTTTTTTATTACTTTTATAGAAAGAAGTTATTATAAAATAAATGTTCAATATGCTAATATTAATCAGAGAAAAATGTCATATATTACTAACAATAGTCATTTACCTCTGAAAGTAAATATAGTAGGAGTAATACCAGCTATATTTGCATCTAGTATAGTTTTATTACCTTATACAATTTTTTCTTGGATAATAAGTTTTTATAAAAATAATTTATTGATAAATTTTTTAAAATTTTTACAACCAAATAGTTTTTTTTATACATTTAGTTATATTGTTTTAATAATATTTTTTTGTTTTTTTTATACTAATTTAACTTTTAATTCTAAGGATACATCAGAAAATTTAAAAAAATCTGGAGCTTTTATAAGAGGAATTAGACCTGGTAATAAAACTTCTGAATATATAAAGAAAATTGTTACAAAATTAACTTTTATAGGATCTTTGTATATTTCTTTTGTTTGTATGGTTCCGGAATTTGTAAAATATTTTTTAAATTCTAATTTATATTTTGGTGGAACTTCTTTATTAATAGTAATAGTAGTAATTATAGATTGTATAAGTCAAATACAAAATATTATTGTTTCTAACATGTATTATAAAAATTTCAAAAATTCTAATAATAAAATTGAAAATAATTTTTTTTAA
- the rplO gene encoding 50S ribosomal protein L15, giving the protein MLLKNIALYEERSKRKKRCGRGIGSGLGKTSGRGHKGQKSRKGSSIRIGFEGGQTPLYKRSPKFGFTSKKNIFTKELKFSKINDLLKKYDLINLNLLKTNSIIKKNVKYVKFIGTGNINKKIILKGLKTTKKLSVIIKKFGGKIK; this is encoded by the coding sequence ATGTTACTTAAAAATATAGCATTATATGAAGAAAGATCAAAAAGAAAAAAAAGATGTGGAAGAGGAATAGGTTCTGGTTTAGGTAAAACATCTGGAAGAGGTCATAAAGGTCAAAAATCTAGAAAAGGATCTTCAATAAGAATAGGTTTTGAAGGCGGTCAAACGCCTTTGTATAAAAGATCTCCTAAATTTGGTTTTACTTCTAAAAAAAATATTTTTACTAAAGAATTAAAATTTAGCAAAATAAATGATTTATTAAAAAAATATGATTTAATAAATTTAAATTTATTGAAAACTAATAGCATTATTAAAAAAAATGTAAAATATGTAAAATTTATAGGAACTGGAAATATAAATAAAAAAATTATATTAAAAGGATTAAAAACTACAAAAAAATTGTCTGTTATAATAAAAAAGTTTGGTGGTAAAATAAAATAG
- the rpmD gene encoding 50S ribosomal protein L30, translating into MNFKRFKITQIKSSIGILPKHKLTLLALGLKKIGSFKNLDNNLSISGMINKISYMLKIEEL; encoded by the coding sequence ATGAATTTTAAAAGATTTAAAATAACTCAAATAAAAAGTTCAATAGGTATATTGCCTAAACATAAATTAACTTTGTTAGCATTAGGTTTAAAAAAAATAGGAAGTTTTAAAAATTTAGACAATAATCTTTCTATTTCTGGTATGATAAATAAAATAAGTTATATGTTAAAAATAGAGGAATTATAA
- the rpsE gene encoding 30S ribosomal protein S5, with translation MKNIDNKKNNEFQEKLISVNRVSKTVKGGRVFSFTALTVVGNKNGKVGFGYGKSKEVPSAIQKAMEKARKNMITFFLNKNTLQYSIKETFTGSTIFMKPASDGTGIIAGGAMRAVFEVSGVFNVLAKTYGSTNPINVVRATINGLKNMQSPNIVSKKRNKTIKFFFGNN, from the coding sequence ATGAAAAATATAGATAATAAAAAAAATAATGAATTTCAAGAAAAATTGATTTCAGTTAATAGAGTTTCAAAAACTGTTAAAGGTGGAAGAGTTTTTTCTTTTACTGCTTTAACTGTAGTAGGAAATAAAAATGGTAAAGTTGGTTTTGGATATGGAAAATCTAAAGAAGTTCCTTCTGCCATACAAAAAGCTATGGAAAAAGCTAGAAAAAATATGATAACTTTTTTTTTAAATAAAAATACTTTACAATATTCTATTAAAGAAACTTTTACAGGATCTACTATTTTTATGAAACCTGCTTCTGATGGTACAGGTATAATTGCTGGAGGAGCAATGCGTGCTGTTTTTGAAGTATCTGGAGTATTTAATGTATTAGCTAAAACTTATGGATCTACTAATCCAATAAATGTAGTTAGAGCTACTATAAATGGTTTAAAAAACATGCAATCTCCTAATATTGTTTCAAAAAAGAGAAATAAAACAATAAAATTTTTTTTTGGAAATAATTAA
- the rplR gene encoding 50S ribosomal protein L18: MSVLKKKDARIRRFLKYREKFKKLKSIRLVVHRSSRNIYAQIISSNNFVVVSASTLEKNIKKNICYPGNKKSAKLIGKKIALRSLKNGIDRVSFDRSGFKYHGRIKELAESARKYGLKF; this comes from the coding sequence ATGAGTGTGTTAAAAAAAAAAGATGCTAGAATTAGAAGATTTTTAAAATATAGAGAGAAATTTAAAAAATTAAAAAGTATAAGGTTAGTAGTTCATAGAAGTTCTCGTAATATTTATGCTCAGATAATTTCTTCAAACAATTTTGTAGTAGTTTCTGCTTCTACATTAGAAAAAAATATTAAAAAAAATATTTGTTATCCTGGTAATAAAAAATCAGCTAAATTAATTGGTAAAAAAATAGCTTTAAGATCTTTAAAAAATGGAATAGATAGAGTATCATTTGATCGTTCTGGATTTAAATATCATGGAAGAATTAAAGAATTAGCTGAATCTGCTAGAAAATATGGTCTAAAATTTTAG
- the rplF gene encoding 50S ribosomal protein L6, giving the protein MSRIAKSPILVPNDVNIVIKKNRIYVHGIYGKLKLKINDCVYIKYKKNLLTFNCDDNFNKSWMYAGTYRSLVFSMIYGVKNKFFKILILSGVGYKAYINENVINLNLGYSHVIEYKLPNGVFASCNSTNKIILSGINKQLVFQTAANLRSYRTPEPYKGKGIHYENEIIRRKEAKKK; this is encoded by the coding sequence ATGTCTAGAATAGCAAAAAGTCCTATTTTAGTTCCTAATGATGTTAATATAGTTATAAAAAAAAATAGAATATATGTACATGGTATATATGGTAAATTAAAATTGAAAATTAATGATTGTGTATATATAAAATATAAAAAAAATTTGTTAACTTTTAATTGTGATGATAATTTTAATAAATCATGGATGTATGCTGGAACTTATAGATCTTTAGTTTTTTCTATGATATATGGAGTTAAAAATAAATTTTTTAAAATATTAATATTATCTGGAGTTGGATATAAAGCTTATATAAATGAAAATGTAATAAATTTAAATTTAGGATATTCTCATGTAATAGAATATAAATTACCTAATGGTGTTTTTGCTAGTTGTAATTCTACAAATAAAATTATTCTTAGTGGAATAAATAAACAGTTGGTTTTTCAAACTGCAGCTAATTTAAGATCATATAGAACTCCTGAACCTTATAAAGGAAAAGGTATTCATTATGAAAATGAAATAATAAGAAGAAAAGAGGCTAAAAAGAAGTAA
- the rpsH gene encoding 30S ribosomal protein S8, whose translation MSMQDSISDMLTRIRNGQFSKKIYVIVKFSKFKVSILEVLKREGYIKNFLINYKIKIFLKYYNGKPVIEHIEKVSKPSLRVYKNKRDVYKVIYGLGISIISTSRGVLTDFEARKLGIGGEILCNVY comes from the coding sequence ATGAGTATGCAAGATTCTATCAGTGATATGTTAACTAGAATAAGAAATGGTCAATTTTCTAAAAAGATATATGTAATTGTAAAATTTTCCAAATTTAAAGTTTCTATTTTAGAAGTTTTAAAAAGAGAAGGATATATAAAAAATTTTTTGATTAATTATAAAATAAAAATATTTTTAAAATATTATAATGGAAAACCTGTAATAGAACATATAGAAAAAGTAAGTAAGCCTAGTCTTAGAGTATATAAAAATAAAAGAGATGTATATAAGGTTATTTATGGATTGGGAATTTCTATAATATCTACTTCTAGAGGAGTTTTAACTGATTTTGAAGCTAGAAAATTAGGAATTGGTGGTGAAATATTATGTAATGTTTATTAA
- the rpsN gene encoding 30S ribosomal protein S14 — protein MAKESIKAREIKRKKLSKKFYNVRQNLKKIIFDLKTSDSEKMKAIFKLQKLPRDSSLCRIRNRCYITGRPHAFLRKFGLSRIKFREAAMNGEIPGLKKSSW, from the coding sequence ATGGCAAAAGAATCTATAAAAGCTAGAGAAATAAAAAGAAAAAAGTTAAGTAAAAAATTTTATAATGTAAGACAGAATTTAAAAAAAATTATATTCGATTTAAAAACTTCTGATAGTGAAAAAATGAAAGCTATATTTAAATTACAAAAATTACCTAGAGATTCTAGTCTTTGTAGAATTAGAAATAGATGTTATATAACAGGAAGACCTCATGCATTTTTAAGAAAATTTGGATTAAGTAGAATAAAATTTAGAGAAGCTGCAATGAATGGAGAAATTCCAGGTTTAAAAAAATCAAGTTGGTAA
- the rplE gene encoding 50S ribosomal protein L5, translating into MLELRVLYKKKIINYLMKKLNLTSVMQVPKIEKITLNIGDGSCNYKKKNLINIISDITMISGQKPIVTNAKKSISGFKIRQGHPVGCKVTLRRNRMWDFINRFIYIVVPRIRDFRGFNKKSFDGRGNYSIGIKEQIIFPEINYEKIDKTRGLNITITTNTNNDYCSLKLLKSLNFPFKK; encoded by the coding sequence GTGTTAGAATTAAGAGTTCTTTATAAAAAAAAGATAATCAATTATTTAATGAAAAAGTTAAATCTTACGTCTGTTATGCAAGTTCCTAAAATTGAAAAAATTACTTTAAATATTGGAGATGGTAGTTGTAATTATAAAAAAAAAAATTTAATTAATATAATTTCTGATATTACTATGATTTCAGGACAAAAACCAATAGTAACTAATGCAAAAAAATCTATATCTGGATTTAAAATAAGACAAGGTCATCCTGTAGGATGTAAAGTTACATTGAGAAGAAATAGAATGTGGGATTTTATAAATAGGTTTATATATATAGTTGTTCCAAGAATTAGGGATTTTAGAGGTTTTAATAAAAAATCTTTTGATGGTAGAGGAAATTATAGTATAGGTATAAAAGAGCAAATTATTTTTCCTGAAATAAATTATGAAAAGATAGATAAAACTAGAGGTTTAAACATTACGATAACTACTAATACTAACAATGATTATTGTTCATTAAAATTATTAAAATCTTTAAATTTTCCATTTAAGAAATAA
- the rplX gene encoding 50S ribosomal protein L24, whose product MSKKIRRNDEVVVISGKCKGKRGIVKKFISKNKVIVSGINIVKKHKKSIPEKNEPGGIIEKESYIQVSNLKIFNKFTGKSDRVGFKFKDGKKFRFFKSNNKIID is encoded by the coding sequence ATGTCTAAAAAGATTAGGAGAAATGATGAAGTAGTAGTAATATCAGGAAAATGCAAAGGTAAAAGAGGTATAGTAAAAAAATTTATTTCTAAAAATAAAGTAATTGTTTCCGGAATAAATATTGTAAAAAAACATAAAAAATCTATTCCAGAAAAAAATGAACCTGGAGGAATAATAGAAAAAGAATCTTATATACAAGTTTCTAATTTAAAGATTTTTAACAAATTTACAGGAAAATCTGATAGAGTAGGATTTAAATTTAAAGATGGGAAAAAATTTCGTTTTTTTAAATCTAACAATAAAATTATAGATTAA
- the rplN gene encoding 50S ribosomal protein L14: MIQEQTILNVADNSGAKLVLCIKVLGGSKRRYANIGDIIKVAVQESSSNGKVKKGEVLKAVVIRTKKGISRLDGSYIRFDRNSCVLLNNANETIVGSRIFGPVTRELRTEKFMKIVSLASEVI; the protein is encoded by the coding sequence ATGATTCAAGAACAAACAATTTTGAATGTTGCAGATAATTCTGGAGCAAAGTTAGTTCTTTGTATAAAAGTATTAGGTGGTTCAAAAAGAAGATATGCAAATATTGGAGATATAATAAAAGTTGCTGTTCAAGAATCTTCTTCTAATGGTAAAGTTAAAAAGGGTGAAGTTTTAAAAGCAGTTGTTATAAGAACAAAAAAAGGAATTTCTAGATTAGATGGTTCTTATATTAGATTTGATAGAAATTCTTGTGTATTATTAAACAATGCCAATGAAACAATTGTAGGAAGTAGAATTTTTGGTCCAGTTACTAGAGAATTAAGAACAGAAAAATTCATGAAAATTGTTTCTTTAGCTTCAGAAGTAATTTAA
- the rpsQ gene encoding 30S ribosomal protein S17 gives MNNIKTLKGLVISNKMNKTCVVLIERFVKHKIYGKFIKRHTKIKIHDEKNECSIGDLIEISQCKPISKHKFWKLIKIIRNSK, from the coding sequence ATTAATAATATAAAAACTTTAAAAGGATTAGTTATAAGTAATAAAATGAATAAAACTTGTGTAGTTTTAATAGAACGTTTTGTAAAACATAAAATTTATGGAAAATTTATTAAAAGACATACTAAAATTAAAATTCATGATGAAAAAAATGAATGTTCAATTGGAGATTTAATAGAAATTTCTCAATGTAAACCAATATCTAAACATAAGTTTTGGAAATTAATAAAAATTATAAGAAACAGTAAATAA
- the rpmC gene encoding 50S ribosomal protein L29, which produces MVIKKYNNEIDKDLNNKLLLCLKEEFNLKIQLFSGKLKKTHLLKFCKKKISKLKFLIGLNKVKKK; this is translated from the coding sequence ATGGTAATAAAAAAATATAATAATGAAATTGATAAAGATCTTAATAATAAATTGTTGTTGTGTTTAAAAGAAGAGTTTAATTTAAAAATACAATTGTTTTCAGGAAAATTAAAAAAAACTCATTTATTAAAATTTTGTAAAAAAAAAATTTCAAAATTAAAATTTTTAATTGGATTAAATAAGGTTAAAAAAAAGTGA
- the rplP gene encoding 50S ribosomal protein L16 gives MLQPKRTKFRKMHKGKNRGTSIGSNICFGKFGIKSITRGRITSRQIESARKVISRLIKKDGKMWIRIFPDKPITKKPLEVRMGKGKGNVEYWVFLVKPGKVLYEVDGVTEKISRKAFLLASAKLSVKTIFIKKGIIW, from the coding sequence ATGTTACAACCTAAACGCACTAAATTTAGAAAAATGCATAAAGGTAAAAATAGAGGTACTTCTATAGGAAGCAATATTTGTTTTGGTAAATTTGGTATTAAATCTATTACTAGAGGAAGAATTACTTCAAGACAAATAGAATCGGCTAGAAAAGTAATAAGTAGATTAATTAAAAAAGATGGTAAAATGTGGATAAGAATATTTCCTGATAAACCTATTACTAAAAAACCATTGGAAGTTAGAATGGGAAAAGGAAAAGGAAATGTGGAATATTGGGTTTTTTTAGTTAAACCTGGAAAAGTTTTATATGAAGTAGATGGAGTTACAGAAAAAATTTCTAGAAAAGCTTTTTTATTAGCTTCTGCTAAATTATCAGTAAAAACAATTTTTATAAAAAAAGGTATAATATGGTAA
- the rpsC gene encoding 30S ribosomal protein S3 yields MGQKVNPNGMRLGIIKHWNSIWFANKKNFSKNLQNDFEVRKFIFKKLTKASISKVVIERLSKSIKITIFTSRPGIVIGKKGEDIEKIKLKIFNLIKIPVQINISEIKKPELDAKLIANNISLQLEKRIMFRRVMKRSVQNAMRQGAKGIKIEISGRLGGAEIARREWYREGRVPLHTLRANIEYSFSEANTTYGIIGIKVWIFKGEILGKMDVMLKLEKPTIKFKKNFRRRRIR; encoded by the coding sequence ATGGGTCAAAAAGTTAATCCAAATGGTATGAGATTGGGAATAATAAAACATTGGAATTCTATTTGGTTTGCAAATAAAAAAAATTTTTCTAAAAATTTACAAAATGATTTTGAAGTTAGAAAATTTATATTTAAAAAATTAACTAAAGCTTCTATATCTAAAGTTGTTATTGAAAGACTTTCTAAAAGTATTAAAATAACTATATTTACTTCAAGACCTGGAATAGTAATTGGAAAAAAAGGAGAAGATATAGAAAAAATTAAATTAAAAATATTTAATTTAATTAAAATACCAGTTCAGATAAATATATCTGAAATTAAAAAACCTGAATTAGATGCTAAATTAATTGCTAACAATATAAGTTTACAACTTGAAAAAAGAATTATGTTTAGAAGAGTTATGAAAAGATCTGTTCAAAATGCTATGAGACAAGGTGCAAAAGGAATAAAAATAGAAATTAGTGGAAGATTAGGAGGTGCTGAAATAGCAAGAAGAGAGTGGTATAGAGAAGGTAGAGTTCCACTGCATACTTTAAGAGCAAATATTGAATATAGTTTTTCTGAAGCAAATACTACATATGGAATAATTGGAATTAAAGTTTGGATATTTAAAGGAGAAATTTTAGGAAAAATGGATGTTATGTTAAAATTAGAAAAACCAACTATTAAATTTAAAAAAAATTTTAGAAGAAGAAGAATTAGATAA